Sequence from the Flavobacterium sp. TR2 genome:
AATTGTTAAAAATACAGGTTTTTTTACTTTAAAAAGTTAAATTCGCTTTTTAGGCAATATATTTGTCTTTTTTGAGTTGAAATAAATGTGTAATGTAAAAAAAGTGTCAAAACTTTAATAATAGAGTATGGTTTATCGGTTAATAATAGTATTGTTTTTTTTCAGTGTAGGAGCTTTTGCGCAGGATAATTTTATTAAGCACAAAATTTCGCAAGGAGAAAACCTTTCTGTTATTGCTAAGAAATATGGAGTGAAAGTAAAAGATATTGCAGATGCAAATCCGAATGCTCCTAAAATATTGAAACTTAATTCTACACTTTTAATTCCTAACAAGAATAAAAATACTGCTAAAGCAAAGACTAAAAATATTGAGGTTGCGGCAAATGATACTCCTTCTATTGCTGCTTCTGGTACTCATGAAGTAGCTTCGAAAGAAACGCTTTGGGGAATTTCTAAAAAATATAATGTTTCTGTTGATGAATTAAAAAAGGCAAATCCATCGCTGGAGACCGAAGGCTTAAAAATAGGACAGCAAATAAATATTCCTTCAAATGACGTAGCCTCGAATATTAGTTCGCAAAATGAAATTCCAGTCAATTCAGAAATAGCTTCAACAGATGTGGAACTTATAAGAGAAGTTAAGTCTAAAGAGACAAAATATGGAATTTCTAAAGAATACGGCATTACAGTAGCAGAGTTAGAACGTCAGAATCCATCAGTTAAAAAGAAAATGCCAGTTGGATATTTATTGAAAATTCGTGTTCCAAAAGAAAAAGCAGATGCAATTCAGGCTGTAAAAACTTCACAAGAAACTAATATACAAGGAGATCTGAATGCTGCTTCTAGTCAATTAGCAGAAACGACTCCAGAAATAAAAAGAGATTCGACTGTTGTGAGAACAGGAAACTATTCTGAGTTAATAGATCAGCTTATAGCAAGCGCAGTAGGTAATATTGGAACTAGATATAGATCGGGCGGAACTACAAAAGCAGGTTTTGACTGTTCAGGATTAATGTTTTGTACTTTTGGCAATTTTGATATTAAACTGCCAAGGAGTTCCATAGAACAATCTCGAATTGGGACAAAAGTAGCTACGGATGAGGCCCAAAAAGGCGATTTAATTTTCTTTAGAACCAACGGTAGACGCCATATAAACCATGTGGGTATGGTTGTTGAGAATATTGACGGAGAGATTAAATTTGTACATTCGTCTACTCATGGCGGTGTAATGATTTCTTCTACAAAAGAGCCGTACTACACAAGAGCTTTCTCTCAAGTAAATCGTGTTTTAAATTAAACTTGAAGAAAAGCGTTTTTTAATGTTTCTAATCTGAAAGGTTTATTCCAGAAGTCAGATACATATTTGTTTTCTTTAACTTTTTGGATTTCATCGCTATCTAAGGTCGAAGAAAGTACAAAAATTTCAATTTTTTCTTTTACATTTTCCGGCAATCTATCAAACTCTTCTAGAAATTCAAAACCATTCATAATAGGCATTTGAATATCCAAAAGAATGATCAATGGATTTTGAAGCTGGTTTTTTAGAATCCAGTTCATTCCTTCTTTTCCGTTATTGGCTATACAGACAGGATTAATATCAAGTCCTTTTTTCAACAGCTTTTTAGTGACAAATTGATCAATCAAGTTGTCTTCTATAATTATAAATTGAGATTTATATGACATACGAATTTGGTATTGTTACTATAAATTTACTTCCAACATTGCTTTCTGAAAAAACAGAAATGTCTCCTCTAATATTTTCAACAGCTTCTTTTACGATATATAAGCCTAGTCCAGAGCCTTTGTTTTTATTTGTTCCAAAATACATATCAAAAATATTGGCTTTATAATCGTCATGAATTCCAATTCCATTATCTGCGACCTCTATTTTATTTACGCCCTCGCTAAAATAGGTTTTTATTGTAATAAACATTTCTGGTTTGGCGCAGTCTGCATATTTTATGGCATTAGAAAGCAGGTTGTTGATGATGATTTTCAAACGAAGACCGTCGCTTTCAATATGGTCAACCAAAAGCTCTTGCGTAAATTTAATTCTGTTTGCATTTTCAATATGCATTAATTGAAGAATGGCTTCATTGCACAGTTCTTTCAGACTCACGGGCTCCATGATTATTTCTTTTCTTTTGTTTTTAGAATAATCAATAATATCGCTTATAAACTGATCTTGTCTGGCAAGGCTTTGATGCATCATCTGCAAATAATTTCGAACCTGCTCCACATCATCTTCCAGTGCTGTTATTTCGATGAGGCCTTTTAGTGAGGTGATAGGTGATCTCAAATCGTGTGATGCGCTGTAAACAAAGCGATCCAATTCGTGATTTACGATAATGAGATTTTCATTTTTCACCTCAATCTCTTTTTTTGATACTAATAATCTTTTTACCATTATAGAATAATAAAGGCAGACGCTGCAGATGATAACTAGAATGAAAAAAATGTTTGTGATAATTAGCAAATCCTTTATTTTTCGAGTTCCTTCTCCTAATGTATTTGAAAAATTCCGCTCATTAATCGTTAATCGGTCACTAATTGCGCTAATATCTTTTAAATATTTTTCCTGATCTTTTGCAGTTAATATATTGTGTTCAATTTTTGCATTAATCTGCTGTCCAATAACAAAGAGATCAAAAATTAATTTATCTCCTTGTCCCCATTCATTTATCGCTTTAGATAAAAAGCTTACGTTTTTGAAATTTTCAAATAGCCAGATGATGTCATCTAGATCGTCTTCGTTATTTCTGCCCGTAAGAAATCCTTTTCTGGCAATTTGATTATCTCCAGCTTTTAAAAGGGTGATTCTTGCAATGCCGTCTCCTTGTGGCACTTTTAATTCTTCCAAATACAATTTCCATTGCGCAGGACTCTTTGTAAATAAGTAAGTGATTAAATGTCTGGATGCATCTTTTTGTCCTTTTGAATAATGTGATTCCCCATTTACATAAGCTCTGTTGGCAGATAAAATTTTGATAGTAAAAAAATTGATGCAGATTAACAATGCGCACGAAATAAAAACAATCAAAATAAGGATGAAGACATTTGGGAAGCGAAAATTTTTTAAAGCTTGCAATTTAGACATAATCTTAAAATTAGTAGGTTAATAATAAAGTGTCTTTTGCGTGTTTAAATGTATGATGAAAATAATTATGAAGGAAATTAATTTCGTAAAACATTAAACACTTGTTAATGGATTTTGCTTTTGCAAATACTTTTTAAAATGCTTCTCTCAAATATAATAAAATTTATCTTATGATTTTTATATAAAAATAATTTAAGTGCAAAAATATTTCCCCTTTAGATTATTTTTGTTTAATTTTTTGTTCTTAATAAAGTGATGTGTTTTTTTTAAGTTTGGTCAATTTTATTGATTAAAATTTGGCATAAATAATCAATCTTCTAAACGCATAAATAGATGGTACCGAAGGGAAATAAGCATTTATTCTTTTTTTAAATTCGGCTGTTAATGCTTTAAATTCTTTTTCTTCCAGCCTTTCCTGATAAACCGTTAGTGCAGAGCCGGAAATGAAATCGAAAAAATCATCTTTATTGTTAGAAATCAAAGGATAAACTTTTTCATAGAGAACCAAATCTTTACCTCCGTTTTCAAAAAGTATTTTAGCATACTCATCCAAAGTTAATACTGGAGAAGGGCGTGTCCAATTTTTGAGATATGATGCAAAAGGCTCTTCCTGCACCAACTGAAAAAGTATTTTATTAAGGATATTTTCATTTTGCTGCGGCATCTGAACAGCCAATTGTCCGTCTGGATTTAAGCGGGAAATGATTTTTGGAAAAAGTTCGTTATGATTATCGATCCATTGCAGTGCGGCGTTTGAAAAAATTAAATCCCATTTGGTTTCATCGTCAATCTGTTCTAAAATGGTCTTTTCTTTAAACTCAAGCTTTTCTTGTGTTGGAGCCTTTGCCAACATTTCAGCAGAATTGTCAATGCCAAGCACAAAGGAATTCGTCAGTTTTTGATGTAATTTTTGAGTAAGCTCGCCTGTTCCGCATCCGAGGTCTATGACTTTTAGATTTGGTTGGTCAACAATAAGGCTTGTTAGATCGTCAAAAGGTTTAGAGCGTTCTTCTTTAAATTCGTTGTATTTTTTAGGATCCCAAGTCATAAATATTGTTTTTATCTTAAAAATAAGGAAAAATTCTAAGGTTGCAAAATCATGATATAAGCCATTTTCATTTATTTTGAAAACATTTCTTGTTTGCGTAAGGGATAGCAACGGCATCCTTTTATGGTGGTGTTCACCATAAAAGATAGAGTGGATAGCCCGACCCGCCTTTTTCGGCGGGATACGCCCAAAAGATTTTTAATAAAGAATTAGGCTAAATCTTGATAAATATGGTCTTTTTTAAGAATTTATAGAATTTATAATTTAAAGATTAAGATTTCCAAAAAAAGTATATCTTTAGCCAACCTAAACCAATAAAAATGCAAGAAAACGACCAAGAACATTTTAAAAGAGAACTCGGACTCTTAGACGGAACCATGCTTGTGGTTGGCTCTATGATTGGATCCGGGATATTTATTGTAAGTGCCGATATTGCCAGACAAGTAGGTTCGGCAGGGTGGCTTACCTTAATCTGGCTTTTGTCTGGATTTATTACTGTTGTCGCAGCAGTTAGCTACGGCGAACTGAGTGCAATGTTTCCTAAAGCGGGAGGACAATATGTCTATCTGAAGGAAGCTTACAACAAGCTGATTGCCTTTTTATACGGCTGGAGTTTTTTTGCAGTTATTCAAACTGGAACTATTGCGGCAGTAGGGGTAGCCTTTTCAAAATTTGCGGCTTATTTGTATGAACCGTTAAGCGATGAAAACATTCTTTACGAACTAGGGGCTTTTAAACTGAATGCAGCTCAGCTGGTTTCGATTTTAACCATTATCATTCTGACTTTCATTAATAGCCGTGGTGTGAAAAATGGAAAAATTCTGCAAACCGTTTTAACAATAATTAAAATTTTATCGCTGCTAGGATTAGTTGTTTTTGGATTAACGCTTGCCGCGAAAGCTTCAATTTGGGATGCAAACTGGGCAGATGGCTGGAGCACAAGAACATTTGACAAAGAAAGCGGATCATGGCTGCCAATTAGTGGAACTGCTCTGATTTCTGGAATTTCGGCAGCAATGGTAGGATCATTATTTTCTAGTGATGCTTGGAATGGCGTAACTTTTATCGCAGGAGAAATTAAAAACCCTAAACGAAATGTAGGCCTTAGTTTGTTTCTAGGAACTTTTATAGTGACCTCTCTTTATGTTGTGACAAATCTAATGTATTTGGCTGTAGTTCCGTTTGACGAAATTGCAACAGCAAAATTTGACCGTGTTGCCGTGGTGGCTTCAGATTATATTTTTGGAAATATCGGAGCGCTAATTATTGCAATTATGATCATGATTTCGACTTTTGCCTGCAACAACGGATTGATTATGGCGGGTGCGAGGGTATATTATACGATGGCAAAAGACGGATTGTTTTTCAAAAAAGCGGCCGTTTTAAATAGTTCGAGTGTACCTGCGTGGGCACTTTGGGCGCAATGTATTTGGGCTTCGGCTTTGTGTCTGACAGGAAAATATGGAGATTTGCTGGATTTTGTAATTATCATTGTTTTGATTTTTTACATTTTGACGATTTATGGAATTTTTATCCTGAGAAAAAAGATGCCAGATGCAGAAAGACCCTATAAAGCATTTGGCTATCCATTTTTGCCAATGCTGTATATTGTCGTGGCGTCGGCAATTTGTGTTTCGCTATTAATTACAAAATTTTCAACTTGTGGATGGGGAGTATTAATTATGCTGACTGGAATTCCAGTTTATTATTTAACCAAACCAAGCGAGTAACATTTTAGTTTCAGTTGAAGCATAATAAAAAAGCATCTTGATTTTCAAGATGCTTTTTTATTGTTTAATAGTCGGATAAATCATTCGTAATTCTTTCTTCTGTTGGCCTTAAAAAAATGAGATATACAATGAGAAGCAATCCGAATATGATGAATTCAGGCTTTAAGATTAATATTAAAAAAGCTGCGCCTTCAAGAACTGCCCATCGCATAATAGAAGCCGTTTGGTAAACTGGAAGTTTGTCTTCGAGTTTTAGCTTCGGATCGATCTGTTTTAATTGCGCTTTAAATAATATACTGCTTGTAACAAAGGCAAGAACTGGAATAATAAGATATAGTATTGAATTTGAATCTATAGAAGGAATATTTAATGTTTCTAACGAAATGTCTCCTATAATGAAATACGCAATAATTGTTCCTGCACAAACACCAAGATGGATGATTTGTAAAGTTTTGATTTTTTCAGTCATAATTTGGTTTAGATTTGAGGTTGAGAGTATGCAAGTTAATACTAATTGTTTTTAAATAAGTAATTTATGGTTTTAATTTTATCAAATGGGTAGCATCATAAACAAAAAAAAGACACTAATCAATAGTGCCTTTTAAATGATAATCGCTGTAAACTCAGGTTATATTTCAACCGGTTCATCAACAGATTTTATAGTTGAATTAATAATAGACAAAGTAAGCGGATCGGTTTCTCCAGAAAAGAAAGCCTCCAGAATTTCCTGAAATATTGGATTTGCATTCTCTACCAAAGAAAATAAAGTCATGCAAGAACGCAATTTTCGGGCATCTAAATCGCCAAAAATTCCATCTGCCGATTTCATTTTAAAAGTTAATAATAATTCTGAAATTTCAATTAAATGTTTTCCTAAAATAGGATGCTCCAAATAATCTGCTGCTTCTTTTAGATCGTTAATGGCATATAGATTTGCAGTATCGCTTTTACCCAATCCTTTAATTTGAGGAAAAATAAACCACATCCAATGCGTTTCTTTTTTCCCTTTTCCGATTTCAGAAAGAGCAGTAAGATAAAGTTTGTTCTGCGCATCTAAGAAGCGCGCTAAATCGTTGTTTGAATAAGCCATTACGGTATTATATTTTTTTAAAAGGTTGCAAAAATAGTAAAAAAGGAAGGTTCAGCCTAATAAAACGTTCATACAATCAGTATTTTAACTTTTTTCGACAGAATTTTCCTCGTCAATATTGAGCTAATAAATCAGCTAGTTTTTAGTTCTGAATGCATTACGCATTACGTTGCGTTTGCCTAAAAGTTAAATTTATTCGGGGCAAAACTTTGCGCGCTGTTTTGGGTACGTGATGCTGCCAAAAACTATTGGTAGTTCCCGCCATTAGTAGGAAAGAGCCATGATGAAGCGGTATTTCGACCAGCGGAATATCTTTTCTAAATTTGTGGCGAAGTTTAAACATTCGGGTTTCTCCAAAAGTGACAGATGCTATAATTGGATCTTTGCCAGAATTGTCTTCACGATCGCTGTGCCAGCCAACGCCATCTTTTCCGTTTCGGTATAAATTTAACAGAAGGCTGTTAAAATCAAGCTGGGTTTCTTTTTCAACACGGCTTCTAATTTTTAACAATTCATACGTCCAGTCAGGTCCGTTTGGATCGGCTCCTGCATTATCTTTATCCTCATACCAGGCAATCATTCTGGGTACAGTGTAGGTTTTGTCATAAATTTCCATTTCATATTCTCTCCATTTCGTTTTACGAAGTATTCTTTCATAAAAAGAATCTGATTCTTCTTTACTGAAGAAATTTTCAATCAGAATTAGTTCGCAATCCGGAAGATCAAATATTTTTTTACCTCCGTGCCCAGTGGTAAATAATTCGGTGTCGGTAAATAGTGTCATAATTTTGATTTTTTACAGCTCTATTTTTCTCTAATTCGATTTTAGACTAAGAAATGCTTTTTAAAAAACACTTTTCTTGGATGTTTTTCTGCGTAAGAAAAAATCAATTGCTCTATATATTGGTTGCTTTTATAAGGCGTAACATAATTTTTTACTTCTGAAGGCTCATGAATCGAAACATCCGAAGGAAGATATCCCATACCATAAAAATGTCCGTTTTCAATCCATATGCAGCTGCGTTCCTCTTTTGATTTTCCCTTATCGATAATAGCAAAAGTTGGCCTGTTGTTTAACAGATAATCAATAGCGTTATCGACTTGCGCGTTATGCATTATAGTATCGGGCAGACTCT
This genomic interval carries:
- a CDS encoding alpha-ketoglutarate-dependent dioxygenase AlkB family protein, which codes for MTLFTDTELFTTGHGGKKIFDLPDCELILIENFFSKEESDSFYERILRKTKWREYEMEIYDKTYTVPRMIAWYEDKDNAGADPNGPDWTYELLKIRSRVEKETQLDFNSLLLNLYRNGKDGVGWHSDREDNSGKDPIIASVTFGETRMFKLRHKFRKDIPLVEIPLHHGSFLLMAGTTNSFWQHHVPKTARKVLPRINLTFRQTQRNA
- a CDS encoding response regulator; protein product: MSYKSQFIIIEDNLIDQFVTKKLLKKGLDINPVCIANNGKEGMNWILKNQLQNPLIILLDIQMPIMNGFEFLEEFDRLPENVKEKIEIFVLSSTLDSDEIQKVKENKYVSDFWNKPFRLETLKNAFLQV
- a CDS encoding methyltransferase domain-containing protein; amino-acid sequence: MTWDPKKYNEFKEERSKPFDDLTSLIVDQPNLKVIDLGCGTGELTQKLHQKLTNSFVLGIDNSAEMLAKAPTQEKLEFKEKTILEQIDDETKWDLIFSNAALQWIDNHNELFPKIISRLNPDGQLAVQMPQQNENILNKILFQLVQEEPFASYLKNWTRPSPVLTLDEYAKILFENGGKDLVLYEKVYPLISNNKDDFFDFISGSALTVYQERLEEKEFKALTAEFKKRINAYFPSVPSIYAFRRLIIYAKF
- a CDS encoding sensor histidine kinase, producing the protein MSKLQALKNFRFPNVFILILIVFISCALLICINFFTIKILSANRAYVNGESHYSKGQKDASRHLITYLFTKSPAQWKLYLEELKVPQGDGIARITLLKAGDNQIARKGFLTGRNNEDDLDDIIWLFENFKNVSFLSKAINEWGQGDKLIFDLFVIGQQINAKIEHNILTAKDQEKYLKDISAISDRLTINERNFSNTLGEGTRKIKDLLIITNIFFILVIICSVCLYYSIMVKRLLVSKKEIEVKNENLIIVNHELDRFVYSASHDLRSPITSLKGLIEITALEDDVEQVRNYLQMMHQSLARQDQFISDIIDYSKNKRKEIIMEPVSLKELCNEAILQLMHIENANRIKFTQELLVDHIESDGLRLKIIINNLLSNAIKYADCAKPEMFITIKTYFSEGVNKIEVADNGIGIHDDYKANIFDMYFGTNKNKGSGLGLYIVKEAVENIRGDISVFSESNVGSKFIVTIPNSYVI
- a CDS encoding DUF1810 domain-containing protein gives rise to the protein MAYSNNDLARFLDAQNKLYLTALSEIGKGKKETHWMWFIFPQIKGLGKSDTANLYAINDLKEAADYLEHPILGKHLIEISELLLTFKMKSADGIFGDLDARKLRSCMTLFSLVENANPIFQEILEAFFSGETDPLTLSIINSTIKSVDEPVEI
- a CDS encoding C40 family peptidase, producing the protein MVYRLIIVLFFFSVGAFAQDNFIKHKISQGENLSVIAKKYGVKVKDIADANPNAPKILKLNSTLLIPNKNKNTAKAKTKNIEVAANDTPSIAASGTHEVASKETLWGISKKYNVSVDELKKANPSLETEGLKIGQQINIPSNDVASNISSQNEIPVNSEIASTDVELIREVKSKETKYGISKEYGITVAELERQNPSVKKKMPVGYLLKIRVPKEKADAIQAVKTSQETNIQGDLNAASSQLAETTPEIKRDSTVVRTGNYSELIDQLIASAVGNIGTRYRSGGTTKAGFDCSGLMFCTFGNFDIKLPRSSIEQSRIGTKVATDEAQKGDLIFFRTNGRRHINHVGMVVENIDGEIKFVHSSTHGGVMISSTKEPYYTRAFSQVNRVLN
- a CDS encoding APC family permease, producing the protein MQENDQEHFKRELGLLDGTMLVVGSMIGSGIFIVSADIARQVGSAGWLTLIWLLSGFITVVAAVSYGELSAMFPKAGGQYVYLKEAYNKLIAFLYGWSFFAVIQTGTIAAVGVAFSKFAAYLYEPLSDENILYELGAFKLNAAQLVSILTIIILTFINSRGVKNGKILQTVLTIIKILSLLGLVVFGLTLAAKASIWDANWADGWSTRTFDKESGSWLPISGTALISGISAAMVGSLFSSDAWNGVTFIAGEIKNPKRNVGLSLFLGTFIVTSLYVVTNLMYLAVVPFDEIATAKFDRVAVVASDYIFGNIGALIIAIMIMISTFACNNGLIMAGARVYYTMAKDGLFFKKAAVLNSSSVPAWALWAQCIWASALCLTGKYGDLLDFVIIIVLIFYILTIYGIFILRKKMPDAERPYKAFGYPFLPMLYIVVASAICVSLLITKFSTCGWGVLIMLTGIPVYYLTKPSE
- a CDS encoding MFS transporter; this encodes MTEKIKTLQIIHLGVCAGTIIAYFIIGDISLETLNIPSIDSNSILYLIIPVLAFVTSSILFKAQLKQIDPKLKLEDKLPVYQTASIMRWAVLEGAAFLILILKPEFIIFGLLLIVYLIFLRPTEERITNDLSDY